From Ammospiza caudacuta isolate bAmmCau1 chromosome 15, bAmmCau1.pri, whole genome shotgun sequence, a single genomic window includes:
- the SLC2A10 gene encoding solute carrier family 2, facilitated glucose transporter member 10: protein MVTPSSPPHGRALLVLLLSGTVSLLGGLIFGYELGIISGALLQLQADFQLSCFQQEVLVSAVLIGALLASLAGGILIDRHGRRRAILVSNLVLLVGSLILTLARSLTVLVIGRVTVGFAISVSSMACCIYVSEMVAAHQRGLLVSLYEAGITVGILLSYALNYVFADVDEGWRYMFGLAIAPAAMQFLSILFLPVNPIKLSSWDSDCQKGLIPLQDTEGRAAAKRDPYQEKQYSFLDLFRTRDNMRRRTLVGLGLVLFQQFTGQPNVLGYASKIFHSVGFQSNSSAILASVGLGAIKVVATLVAMTLADRAGRRVLLMAGCVVMAMSVATLGLTSRMAPLAMARDCRAATSPNASQSLSQHPLTPSVLPQAAVSPVPAVSPIPPASGAARSQAGPGFAATRSLTEVFARTQSKEVVPDPSLTQKRDLAGQSRKGALESTSPPLSAAPWEQHTALNWITLLSMMAFVSAFSIGFGPMTWLVLSEIYPAGIRGRAFAFCNSFNWAANLLISLSFLDLVDAIGFSWMFLLYGLMGVMAVVFIYLFVPETKGQSLEEIEQQLSRKRVWEANVFKQRRGRGASCTHALYQRVEHSSSS from the exons GTCGTGCACTGCTGGTCCTGCTCTTGTCTGGAACAGTGTCTCTCCTGGGTGGGCTGATATTTGGATACGAGCTGGGGATAATCTCtggagcactgctgcagctgcaggcagacTTTCAGCTCAGCTGCTTCCAGCAAGAGGTTCTGGTGAGCGCCGTCCTCATCGGAGCCCTCCTCGCCTCCCTGGCCGGGGGCATCCTCATTGACCGCCATGGCCGCAGGAGAGCAATCCTGGTCAGCaacctggtgctgctggtgggcagCCTCATCCTCACCCTGGCCAGGTCACTCACCGTGCTGGTCATTGGGAGAGTGACTGTGGGCTTTGCCATCTCTGTCTCATCCATGGCCTGCTGCATCTACGTCTCAGAAATGGTGGCTGCTCACCAGCGAGGCCTGCTGGTGTCTCTCTATGAGGCAGGAATCACCGTGGGCATCCTGCTGTCCTATGCACTGAATTATGTCTTTGCAGATGTGGATGAGGGGTGGAGGTACATGTTTGGGCTGGCCATTGCCCCAGCAGCCATGCAGTTCCTCAGCATCCTCTTTCTCCCAGTGAACCCAATTAAATTAAGCTCATGGGACTCAGACTGCCAGAAGGGCCTCATCCCATTGCAGGAcacagagggcagagcagcagccaagcgGGACCCCTATCAGGAGAAGCAGTACTCATTTCTTGATCTTTTTAGGACCAGAGATAACATGAGGAGGAGAACTCTGGTGGGCCTGGGGCTGGTGCTGTTCCAGCAGTTCACTGGGCAGCCCAATGTGCTGGGCTACGCCTCCAAAATCTTCCACTCGGTGGGGTTCCAGAGCAACTCCTCAGCCATCCTGGCCTCCGTTGGGCTGGGAGCCATCAAGGTGGTGGCCACGCTGGTGGCCATGACCTTGGCagacagggcaggcaggagggtgCTGCTCATGGCAGGCTGTGTGGTGATGGCCATGTCTGTCGCCACCCTGGGCCTCACCAGCCGCATGGCTCCtctggccatggccagggactGCAGGGCAGCCACGAGCCCCAATGCATCCCAGAGCCTCAGCCAGCACCCCCTGACCCCATCTGTGCTCCCCCAGGctgctgtgtcacctgtcccagctgtgtcaccCATCCCACCAGCGTCAGGTGCTGCCAGAAGCCAGGCAGGCCCTGGTTTTGCTGCCACAAGGAGCCTCACAGAAGTTTTTGCCCGCACCCAAAGCAAAGAGGTTGTTCCTGATCCTTCCCTCACTCAGAAAAGGGACTTGGCAGGTCAGTCCAGGAAAGGAGCACTGGAAAGCACCAGCCCtcccctcagtgctgctccctgggaacAACATACGGCCTTAAATTGGATTACACTGCTGAGCATGATGGCTTTTGTGAGTGCCTTCTCAATTGGATTTGGGCCAA TGACCTGGCTGGTCCTGAGTGAGATTTACCCTGCTGGGATAAGAGGAAGAGCCTTTGCCTTCTGTAACAGCTTTAACTGGGCTGCTAATTTACTGATCAGCCTCTCCTTCCTGGACCTTGTTG ATGCCATTGGATTCTCTTGGATGTTTCTCCTCTATGGGCTGATGGGAGTGATGGCTGTTGTGTTCATTTACCTTTTTGTGCCTGAAACAAAAGGACAGTCCCTGGAGGAGatagagcagcagctctccaggaaAAG GGTGTGGGAAGCAAATGTGTTTAAGCAGAGACGTGGAAGAGGAGCCAGCTGCACACACGCACTGTACCAGAGAGTGGAGCACTCCAGCAGCTCATGA